A part of Silvimonas soli genomic DNA contains:
- a CDS encoding flagella assembly protein FlgT middle domain-containing protein, which produces MPSRFTLLGHSIAAVVVAMVPHLTLADTTQPAGWVNPGIPKNSASVAATSADGTVVPVVTGDEIAPPRCAANPYKRKLLVTPFWVRQPSQSQDLRQLQSGLQQIFQQKFTRVGGWLTSASKGEVPFDLDPRFDAPIFLPDQVRLLGREFGTQLVLGGIVQDISTEGETYRATHGSDVRPGERKLALDGPILDFFGAGLKATPSARHADIEIFVFDTVSGAVVAQRRVQTVVSGDILARASQPVGSAGFMSSDFGKALGSVAEQLVAGAQSDVACVPFSARVTKVENGLAYVDAGAMSGLVAGDHLQFYREKYGMQPISTPGSNPGMGLGLPETRAGMATVAQVQTQFAAVTVDKGQAQPGDFVRFAPKLLNEQNQPAPQPEMDSEPAAVQSQSGAKVTKFEP; this is translated from the coding sequence ATGCCCTCCCGGTTTACTTTGCTTGGCCATTCTATCGCCGCTGTGGTTGTGGCGATGGTGCCGCACCTTACGTTGGCTGATACCACCCAACCTGCGGGATGGGTTAATCCGGGTATCCCCAAAAACAGCGCCAGCGTTGCTGCGACGAGTGCAGATGGCACCGTGGTGCCGGTAGTGACAGGGGACGAGATCGCCCCGCCGCGTTGCGCCGCCAACCCCTACAAACGCAAACTGCTGGTCACCCCATTCTGGGTGCGCCAACCATCGCAATCGCAGGATCTGCGCCAGCTGCAGTCCGGTTTGCAGCAGATTTTTCAGCAAAAATTCACCCGCGTGGGCGGCTGGTTAACCAGCGCCAGCAAAGGGGAAGTGCCATTTGATCTTGATCCGCGTTTCGATGCGCCGATCTTCTTGCCGGATCAAGTGCGGTTGCTGGGCCGGGAGTTTGGTACGCAACTGGTACTGGGCGGAATCGTTCAGGATATTTCCACCGAAGGCGAAACCTATCGCGCCACGCATGGCTCGGATGTGCGGCCCGGTGAGCGCAAGCTGGCACTGGACGGACCGATACTGGATTTCTTTGGTGCCGGCCTGAAAGCCACGCCATCGGCACGCCATGCCGATATCGAAATCTTTGTATTCGATACCGTATCTGGCGCAGTGGTGGCGCAACGGCGGGTGCAGACTGTGGTCTCTGGCGATATCCTGGCACGGGCATCGCAGCCGGTGGGCAGCGCCGGGTTCATGAGTAGCGACTTTGGCAAGGCGCTTGGCAGCGTAGCTGAGCAACTAGTTGCCGGGGCGCAGTCGGACGTGGCTTGTGTACCGTTTTCAGCACGCGTGACCAAGGTGGAAAACGGTTTGGCCTACGTGGATGCAGGCGCCATGAGCGGTTTGGTTGCCGGCGACCACTTGCAGTTTTATCGCGAAAAATATGGCATGCAGCCGATTTCCACGCCGGGTAGCAATCCCGGTATGGGCTTGGGTTTGCCGGAAACACGCGCCGGGATGGCGACTGTTGCTCAGGTGCAAACGCAATTCGCGGCAGTGACGGTCGATAAAGGTCAGGCGCAGCCGGGAGATTTTGTCCGGTTTGCGCCGAAACTGCTGAATGAGCAGAACCAGCCCGCGCCGCAACCAGAAATGGACAGCGAGCCAGCAGCTGTGCAATCCCAGTCCGGTGCCAAAGTCACCAAGTTCGAACCTTGA
- a CDS encoding type III pantothenate kinase, which translates to MYLLIDLGNTRLKWVQATAADAWSELTEVDAQASETWHSLFYTLEQPKRVLACSVGTPHIRDFLSRAAFDMWNIEIEWLTVTREALGVENRYRNLAQQGPDRWAAVLGARSLYPDQALVVASAGTALTVEAVTDDGLYLGGTIQPGYRLMKQSLNQGTARLPLADGYFHDYPTSTEDAIETGCLTALAGSVQAMLRRLQMRADAPRVLLSGGDAERLSGHLDMPHTLVDNLVLHGLAALAFSTHQPNVAEPSA; encoded by the coding sequence ATGTATCTGTTGATTGATCTGGGCAACACCCGCCTGAAATGGGTCCAGGCCACTGCCGCTGACGCCTGGAGCGAGCTGACCGAGGTGGACGCGCAAGCCAGTGAAACCTGGCACAGCCTGTTCTACACCCTTGAGCAGCCAAAGCGTGTGTTGGCTTGTTCTGTCGGGACTCCGCATATCCGCGACTTTCTGAGCCGCGCAGCGTTTGACATGTGGAACATCGAGATTGAATGGCTGACTGTCACCCGTGAGGCGCTCGGTGTGGAAAACCGTTATCGCAACCTGGCCCAGCAGGGGCCGGATCGTTGGGCTGCGGTATTAGGCGCGCGCAGTCTGTATCCGGATCAAGCATTGGTGGTCGCCAGCGCAGGTACGGCGCTCACGGTTGAAGCGGTCACGGACGACGGGCTCTACCTGGGCGGCACCATCCAGCCCGGATACCGGCTGATGAAACAATCGCTTAACCAGGGCACCGCCCGCCTGCCTTTGGCCGACGGCTATTTTCACGATTATCCGACCTCGACCGAAGACGCCATTGAAACCGGTTGCCTGACCGCGCTGGCCGGGAGCGTGCAAGCCATGTTGCGCCGGCTGCAAATGCGCGCCGACGCACCACGCGTTTTGTTAAGCGGCGGCGATGCCGAGCGTTTGTCCGGACATCTCGATATGCCGCACACGCTGGTCGATAACCTGGTGCTGCATGGTCTGGCGGCGCTGGCGTTCAGTACCCATCAACCCAATGTGGCGGAGCCCAGCGCATGA
- the hslV gene encoding ATP-dependent protease subunit HslV, with the protein MEQFDGTTIVSVRRGSDVAVGGDGQVTLGNVVIKGTARKVRKLYNDKVIVGFAGGTADAFTLFERFESKLEKHQGNLTRAAVELAKDWRTDRMLRRLEAMLIVADPTATLVITGNGDVLEPEQGIAAIGSGGAYAQAAARALLEHTDLPPSVIVKKALEIAGDICIYTNQNHVVETFEQPR; encoded by the coding sequence ATGGAGCAATTTGACGGAACAACGATCGTCTCGGTGCGTCGCGGTAGCGATGTGGCCGTGGGCGGAGATGGCCAGGTCACACTGGGCAACGTGGTGATCAAAGGCACCGCACGTAAAGTACGCAAACTTTACAACGACAAGGTCATTGTCGGTTTTGCTGGCGGCACTGCCGACGCGTTCACTTTGTTCGAGCGTTTTGAATCCAAGCTGGAAAAACATCAGGGCAACCTGACCCGCGCTGCGGTGGAGCTGGCCAAAGACTGGCGTACCGACCGCATGCTGCGCCGACTGGAAGCCATGTTGATCGTGGCCGACCCAACTGCCACCCTGGTAATTACCGGCAACGGTGACGTGCTGGAGCCAGAACAAGGCATCGCAGCGATTGGTTCGGGTGGTGCTTACGCCCAGGCCGCTGCCCGAGCATTGCTGGAACATACTGATCTGCCGCCATCGGTGATCGTCAAAAAGGCGCTCGAAATCGCTGGTGATATCTGCATTTACACCAATCAGAATCACGTGGTGGAAACCTTCGAGCAACCCCGGTAA
- the trmB gene encoding tRNA (guanosine(46)-N7)-methyltransferase TrmB, with product MDNPHYMRRIRSFVLRQGHLSAGQERALNDFGPQFMIPYAAEPLDLAAAFGRAAPKILEIGFGMGQATAEIAAGAPEKDFLGCEVHTPGVGSLLKLVGEQSLTNLRIVQHDVVDVLEQMIAPAALDGVHVFFPDPWHKKRHNKRRLIQPDFVKLLVSRIKQGGYIHLATDWEDYAIQMLEVLSAEPALENTADGYAPRPDYRPLTKFEQRGIRLGHGVWDLVFRVR from the coding sequence ATGGACAACCCACATTACATGCGCCGTATCCGCAGCTTCGTGCTGCGCCAGGGGCATCTGTCTGCCGGTCAGGAACGTGCGCTGAACGACTTTGGCCCGCAATTCATGATCCCGTATGCTGCCGAGCCGCTGGATCTGGCCGCTGCTTTTGGTCGTGCCGCGCCGAAGATTCTGGAAATCGGCTTTGGCATGGGCCAGGCCACGGCGGAAATCGCCGCTGGCGCTCCCGAGAAAGATTTCCTCGGTTGCGAAGTGCATACGCCCGGCGTGGGCAGCTTGCTCAAACTGGTGGGCGAACAAAGCCTGACCAATCTGCGCATCGTGCAGCACGATGTGGTGGATGTGCTGGAACAGATGATCGCCCCCGCCGCGCTGGATGGCGTGCACGTGTTCTTCCCTGATCCGTGGCACAAGAAACGCCATAACAAGCGTCGCCTGATCCAGCCAGACTTCGTAAAATTGCTGGTCAGCCGCATCAAGCAGGGCGGGTATATCCATCTGGCCACCGATTGGGAGGATTACGCGATCCAGATGCTGGAAGTGCTGAGCGCCGAACCTGCGCTGGAAAACACCGCGGACGGCTACGCGCCGCGCCCGGATTATCGTCCGCTGACCAAGTTTGAGCAGCGCGGTATCCGCCTTGGGCATGGCGTGTGGGACTTGGTGTTTCGCGTGCGCTAA
- a CDS encoding thiazole synthase — MSDVLQIAGKTYSSRLLVGTGKYKDFEETRLAIEASGAEIVTVAIRRVNIGQDASQPSLLDAVPPSKYTYLPNTAGCYSADDAVRTLRLGRELLDGHNLVKLEVLGDSTTLYPNVRETLKAAEVLVKDGFDVMVYTSDDPIIAKELEQIGCVAVMPLASLIGSGMGILNPWNLRLIIENAKVPVLVDAGVGTASDAAIAMELGCDGILMNTAIASARDPIRMARAMNLAVQAGRDSFLAGRMPRKLYSADPSSPISGLIGAK; from the coding sequence ATGTCCGATGTGTTGCAGATTGCCGGAAAAACCTATTCGTCACGCTTGTTGGTAGGCACCGGCAAATACAAGGACTTTGAAGAAACCCGGCTGGCGATTGAAGCCAGTGGCGCCGAGATTGTCACAGTAGCCATTCGCCGCGTGAACATTGGCCAGGACGCCAGCCAGCCGTCTTTACTGGATGCCGTACCGCCCTCGAAATACACCTATCTACCCAATACCGCCGGGTGTTACAGCGCGGACGATGCAGTGCGCACACTGCGCCTGGGTCGTGAACTGCTTGATGGTCACAACCTGGTCAAGCTGGAAGTGCTGGGCGATTCCACCACGCTGTACCCGAATGTGCGCGAAACCCTCAAGGCGGCAGAAGTGCTGGTCAAGGACGGGTTCGACGTCATGGTCTACACCTCGGACGACCCGATCATTGCCAAAGAACTGGAGCAGATTGGCTGCGTGGCGGTAATGCCGCTGGCGTCGTTGATCGGCTCGGGCATGGGGATTCTTAATCCGTGGAATCTGCGTCTCATCATTGAGAACGCCAAAGTGCCGGTGCTGGTCGATGCCGGTGTCGGCACTGCCAGCGATGCCGCGATTGCCATGGAACTGGGCTGCGACGGCATTCTGATGAACACCGCCATCGCAAGCGCGCGTGATCCAATCCGCATGGCGCGGGCGATGAATCTGGCGGTGCAGGCCGGCCGCGATTCGTTCCTGGCTGGCCGCATGCCGCGCAAGCTGTACAGTGCTGATCCGTCCAGCCCGATCTCCGGCTTGATTGGCGCCAAGTAA
- a CDS encoding DUF748 domain-containing protein: MPRLRAWLVGFIRTPGRLARWLTGLAVLLVLVAIGGFLLLPWLARPQLEKALTQALHRPTTIAAMGFNPFTLQAHIDGLQVREAGKTVLSAKSVVANLDLASIWRRGPVLSALTLDTPYLLLQRQTAHRYNWSDLLDQPASKPKTDNTLPRFALYNIQLLGGRIDFDDQVVKQKTAITGIELGVPFISSLPGFVDTVVEPHLAFKLNGSPFDLHGKTTPFENTRQTTVDLKVTGLDLPQYMQYVPLELGIKLPAAKFDSQLQLVFRQEHDQPQLRLTGSAALRDVQLIDDAGAPLFGVTRLQITLADVRPLAGVYHLQNVESDGLHLAVTRDDAGNLNFIKALQNKPASTAAPAKAAASAAAAKEQPSATPDVAIAQINLRKSRVDLRDETVKPAFVTVFDPLDITVQRFTLPGKTAATLDIAAATPAGEKITQQGTFTLQPLVLDGNIKLAALALPQYQPYATPRLNAAITGGTLDFASQYHYAADTGLKLSAVNSSFNNFQFKLNNSKEGQLQIGKLAIADASLDFDNARYQLGRVTLADANIGAARGLDGLIDWGGITKAQAADAHVGRPVAAAVAELKPPHVAASAVNIDNLGMRFVDHQLPKLPPVVIKSLKLETGPVEWPSATPAQFSLLALGGKGGRYEVSGAVANSPASGKIKLNLQNLDVGYGQAYYSRWLNVTVPSIHVSAKGDLVFGTAPKFTGSYRGSVRVDDLYSLDKITGEDFLKFKRLDVSGIDARFEPLRVNVNTVSLQDFYSRLVLYPDGHLNLADIVVKEGNADRRGKQVSLTSASAPASAAVSATPVPTPAPKPGAVASAPVSAPAKPLPPISIGTIKLAGGNINYTDDFVKPNYTANLTDMGGTITGLSSAETARAALDIKGSVDHIAPVAVSGQLNPLAQQLFLDINASVKGYELAAASTYSAKYAGYGIQKGKLSMDVHYQIENRKLLAQNKVSLDQLTLGDKTDSPDATKLPVKLALSLLTDRNGQINLDLPIAGSLDDPQFSVGGLIIKVIVNLLEKAITAPFDLLASAFGGGPQFSYAAFAPGSAVLDTATQESLSKLTTALNDRPAMKLEISGWADPAVDQTGLRKEMVLSRMKAIKAKQLVEHGESVADETALEITPEEYPKLLEVVYKQAKFPNKPTNLIGMNKSLPPAEMEKLLLANLPAGENELRALANQRALVVKSFLESKGVDVARVYVTQPRIDAGGGAAAKDGGPTTRAAFKLG, encoded by the coding sequence ATGCCCCGTTTGCGTGCTTGGTTAGTTGGTTTCATTCGCACACCTGGCCGCTTGGCCCGCTGGTTGACTGGTTTGGCGGTGTTGCTGGTGCTTGTCGCAATCGGCGGATTTTTGTTGCTGCCCTGGCTGGCCCGGCCGCAACTGGAAAAAGCGCTAACCCAGGCATTGCATCGCCCCACCACCATTGCCGCCATGGGCTTCAACCCGTTCACCCTGCAAGCGCATATAGACGGTTTGCAGGTGCGTGAAGCGGGCAAAACCGTGCTTTCAGCCAAGAGCGTGGTCGCCAATCTCGATCTGGCCTCAATCTGGCGCCGCGGCCCGGTGCTGAGCGCGCTGACCCTGGATACACCCTACTTGCTGCTGCAGCGGCAAACTGCGCATCGCTACAACTGGTCGGATTTGCTCGATCAGCCTGCCAGCAAGCCCAAAACGGACAATACACTGCCACGCTTTGCGCTTTACAACATCCAGCTTCTGGGTGGGCGTATCGATTTTGATGACCAGGTGGTTAAACAGAAAACGGCAATCACCGGTATCGAGCTGGGCGTGCCGTTTATTTCCAGCTTGCCGGGCTTTGTCGATACCGTGGTCGAGCCGCATCTGGCATTCAAATTGAATGGCTCGCCGTTTGATCTGCATGGCAAAACCACGCCGTTTGAAAACACCCGGCAGACCACGGTTGATCTCAAAGTAACCGGACTGGATTTGCCGCAATACATGCAATATGTGCCGCTGGAATTGGGTATCAAACTGCCTGCGGCCAAGTTCGATAGCCAGTTGCAACTGGTGTTCCGGCAAGAGCATGACCAGCCGCAACTGCGCCTGACCGGCTCGGCCGCGCTGCGCGATGTGCAGCTGATCGATGATGCCGGCGCGCCGTTATTTGGAGTGACCAGGCTGCAAATCACACTGGCGGATGTGCGTCCGCTGGCGGGCGTTTACCATTTGCAGAACGTAGAAAGCGATGGGCTGCATCTGGCCGTAACGCGTGACGACGCGGGTAACCTGAACTTCATCAAGGCATTACAGAACAAACCAGCAAGCACGGCGGCGCCCGCCAAGGCAGCGGCAAGCGCTGCGGCGGCAAAAGAACAACCGTCGGCAACGCCCGATGTAGCGATTGCGCAGATCAATCTGCGTAAATCCCGTGTGGACTTGCGTGATGAAACCGTGAAACCGGCCTTTGTCACGGTGTTTGATCCGCTCGATATCACGGTGCAGCGCTTTACTTTGCCCGGTAAAACCGCAGCCACGTTGGACATCGCCGCCGCTACTCCGGCGGGTGAAAAAATCACCCAGCAGGGCACGTTTACGCTGCAACCGTTGGTGCTGGACGGCAATATCAAACTGGCGGCCCTGGCACTGCCGCAATATCAGCCCTACGCAACGCCCCGGCTGAATGCGGCAATTACCGGCGGCACGCTCGATTTTGCCAGCCAGTATCACTATGCCGCCGACACCGGTCTCAAGCTCAGTGCGGTCAATAGCAGCTTCAATAACTTCCAGTTCAAGCTCAACAACAGCAAGGAAGGCCAGTTGCAGATTGGCAAACTGGCTATTGCCGATGCGTCGCTGGACTTTGACAACGCCCGCTATCAACTGGGCCGGGTAACGCTGGCCGATGCCAATATCGGCGCGGCACGCGGGCTCGACGGGCTGATCGACTGGGGCGGGATAACCAAAGCGCAGGCCGCAGACGCGCACGTGGGGCGACCGGTCGCTGCTGCGGTCGCAGAGCTTAAGCCCCCGCATGTTGCCGCCAGCGCGGTAAACATTGATAACCTGGGCATGCGGTTTGTTGATCACCAATTACCCAAGTTACCGCCGGTGGTAATCAAAAGCCTGAAGCTGGAAACCGGCCCGGTGGAATGGCCTTCCGCTACGCCTGCGCAGTTCAGCCTGCTGGCGCTGGGCGGGAAAGGCGGCCGTTATGAAGTCTCCGGGGCGGTTGCCAACTCTCCGGCCTCGGGCAAGATCAAACTCAATTTGCAGAATCTGGATGTGGGTTATGGCCAGGCGTATTACTCGCGCTGGTTGAACGTTACCGTGCCCAGCATTCACGTCTCGGCCAAGGGGGACCTGGTATTCGGCACAGCGCCCAAATTTACCGGCAGTTATCGCGGTAGTGTCCGGGTGGATGATCTGTACTCACTGGATAAAATTACGGGCGAGGACTTCCTCAAATTCAAGCGGCTGGATGTGAGCGGTATTGATGCCCGCTTTGAACCATTGCGGGTCAACGTCAACACCGTGTCGCTGCAGGATTTTTACTCGCGGCTGGTGTTGTACCCGGATGGTCATTTGAACCTGGCCGACATTGTTGTCAAAGAGGGCAACGCGGATCGCCGTGGCAAGCAGGTCTCGCTGACCAGCGCCTCGGCCCCGGCCAGCGCGGCGGTCAGCGCTACGCCTGTGCCCACTCCGGCGCCCAAGCCTGGTGCAGTGGCTTCGGCCCCGGTGAGTGCTCCGGCCAAGCCGTTGCCGCCCATCAGTATCGGCACCATCAAACTGGCGGGCGGCAATATCAATTACACCGATGACTTTGTTAAGCCGAATTACACTGCCAATCTGACCGATATGGGCGGCACCATCACCGGTTTGTCTTCGGCTGAAACCGCCCGCGCTGCACTGGATATCAAAGGAAGCGTGGACCATATCGCACCCGTTGCGGTCAGTGGCCAGCTTAATCCGCTGGCGCAGCAGTTGTTCCTGGATATCAATGCTTCGGTGAAGGGGTACGAACTGGCAGCAGCCTCAACCTATTCGGCCAAATACGCCGGATATGGCATCCAGAAAGGCAAGCTGTCCATGGATGTGCACTATCAAATTGAAAACCGCAAATTGCTGGCGCAAAACAAGGTAAGTCTGGATCAGCTGACGCTGGGTGATAAAACCGATAGCCCGGATGCCACCAAATTGCCGGTGAAACTGGCTTTGTCGTTGCTAACTGACCGCAACGGCCAGATCAATCTGGACCTGCCCATTGCCGGTTCGCTGGACGATCCGCAATTCAGCGTGGGCGGTTTGATCATCAAGGTCATCGTCAACCTGCTGGAGAAAGCCATTACCGCGCCGTTTGATCTGCTGGCATCGGCCTTTGGCGGCGGCCCGCAGTTCTCTTACGCCGCCTTTGCTCCCGGTTCGGCGGTGCTGGATACCGCCACACAAGAAAGCTTGAGCAAGCTGACTACTGCGCTGAATGACCGTCCTGCCATGAAGCTGGAAATCAGTGGCTGGGCCGATCCTGCGGTAGACCAAACGGGTTTGCGCAAAGAAATGGTCTTGTCGCGCATGAAGGCAATCAAAGCGAAGCAACTGGTGGAACACGGCGAATCGGTGGCCGATGAAACCGCGCTGGAGATCACGCCCGAGGAATATCCGAAGTTGCTGGAAGTGGTCTACAAGCAGGCCAAATTCCCCAACAAACCGACCAATCTGATCGGGATGAACAAGTCGCTGCCACCTGCGGAGATGGAGAAACTGTTACTGGCCAATTTGCCGGCCGGGGAGAACGAATTACGCGCGCTAGCCAACCAGCGGGCGTTGGTGGTGAAAAGCTTCCTGGAAAGCAAAGGTGTGGATGTTGCGCGGGTTTACGTCACCCAGCCACGAATTGATGCAGGCGGCGGCGCGGCGGCCAAAGATGGCGGCCCGACAACGCGGGCGGCGTTCAAGTTGGGCTAA
- a CDS encoding STAS domain-containing protein has product MVFSFFKKKEGDGKPEPQTSGPVTAPRAPAAAPAPARAATAAAPAVTAAKPDVPTVSPAKSPAPAAASKPVAAEPSSYNLQELTIEVEDGSTNLTEAEEEAVVLYANGQTAAAATSLRAAIPGITGQRRIETWSMLFELYQQLGKHADFDDLALLYVVEFESTPPLWRELAANTAAAAAADAAAIGTAGYISLPAQLNGDNTSREVDKLVTTCKSGTPVRLDMSKVSGIDSMAAAELLFGWQSVRKLGSVVQVIGADSMIKLLGSKIEPGRVAPAEAPYWLLLLETTQASGNQDAFENIAIDYAVTYEVSPPSWDGSLVFAAPAKGAPASSKAAAAPPTPSTHSPDRLLLSGALLQGAAAQLKGIREFADRQSRPVLDFREVTRVDFETAGQLLNLAMELVQKGVVVRLAGANPLVAGMLRLMGIGDLVEISGN; this is encoded by the coding sequence GTGGTTTTTTCGTTTTTCAAGAAAAAAGAGGGTGATGGCAAACCAGAACCGCAAACCAGCGGTCCGGTTACTGCCCCGCGTGCGCCAGCCGCGGCGCCCGCCCCTGCACGTGCTGCCACTGCCGCAGCGCCTGCAGTTACAGCCGCCAAACCCGATGTGCCCACTGTTTCTCCGGCCAAGTCGCCCGCTCCTGCCGCTGCCAGCAAGCCGGTAGCCGCTGAGCCATCCAGCTATAACCTGCAAGAACTGACCATCGAAGTCGAAGACGGCAGTACCAATCTGACTGAAGCCGAAGAAGAAGCAGTTGTGTTGTACGCCAATGGCCAGACTGCTGCGGCTGCCACCAGTTTGCGCGCCGCTATTCCTGGCATCACCGGCCAGCGCCGCATCGAAACCTGGTCGATGCTGTTCGAGCTGTATCAACAGCTGGGCAAGCATGCTGACTTTGACGATCTGGCGCTGTTGTACGTGGTTGAATTCGAATCCACGCCGCCGCTGTGGCGTGAACTGGCGGCCAATACTGCTGCCGCGGCCGCCGCAGATGCCGCCGCAATTGGTACGGCCGGATATATCTCGCTGCCGGCACAACTGAATGGCGACAACACCTCACGTGAAGTCGACAAGCTGGTCACCACGTGTAAATCCGGTACGCCTGTGCGCCTGGATATGAGCAAGGTGTCAGGCATCGACAGTATGGCCGCAGCGGAACTGTTGTTTGGCTGGCAAAGCGTACGCAAGCTAGGCAGCGTGGTGCAGGTGATTGGCGCTGACAGCATGATCAAACTGCTGGGTAGCAAGATCGAACCTGGTCGCGTTGCCCCGGCCGAAGCGCCTTATTGGCTATTGTTGCTGGAAACAACCCAGGCCAGCGGGAATCAGGATGCGTTTGAAAATATCGCCATCGATTACGCGGTGACCTATGAAGTGTCGCCGCCCTCGTGGGACGGCTCGCTGGTATTTGCCGCGCCAGCCAAAGGCGCACCAGCAAGCAGCAAAGCAGCGGCAGCACCCCCTACCCCATCTACACATTCGCCAGATCGACTGCTGTTGTCCGGCGCGCTACTGCAAGGCGCCGCAGCACAACTGAAGGGCATTCGTGAATTTGCAGATCGCCAGAGCCGCCCGGTGCTGGACTTCCGTGAAGTCACCCGCGTCGACTTTGAAACAGCTGGCCAGTTATTGAATCTGGCCATGGAGCTGGTGCAAAAAGGCGTGGTGGTACGCCTGGCCGGAGCCAATCCGCTGGTGGCCGGCATGTTGCGCTTGATGGGCATTGGCGATCTGGTCGAAATCAGCGGCAACTGA
- a CDS encoding GNAT family N-acetyltransferase produces MAGTVVSVRYASLDDLDAVAPLFDAYRVFYELPSDLTLARNYLAERLAKLQSVVLLAEIDGQAAGFIQLYPGFCSLAAAPFWTLYDLFVAETARGHGIARLLMEKARQHGEATGAVRIDLSTAHSNTTAQALYESLGYEMDQTYRYYSLPLTR; encoded by the coding sequence ATGGCGGGCACAGTGGTGAGTGTCCGTTATGCCTCGCTGGATGATCTCGACGCAGTGGCGCCGTTGTTCGATGCCTATCGGGTGTTTTACGAACTTCCATCCGATCTGACGCTCGCCCGCAATTATCTGGCGGAGCGCCTGGCCAAACTGCAAAGCGTGGTGCTGCTGGCCGAGATTGATGGCCAAGCTGCCGGTTTCATCCAGCTGTATCCCGGTTTTTGCTCGCTGGCTGCAGCGCCGTTCTGGACGTTGTACGACCTGTTCGTGGCAGAAACGGCGCGAGGGCACGGTATTGCCCGGCTGTTGATGGAAAAGGCCCGCCAGCACGGCGAGGCCACCGGCGCGGTGCGCATCGACCTCTCCACCGCCCACAGCAACACCACGGCGCAGGCTTTGTACGAGTCGCTGGGCTATGAAATGGACCAGACTTACCGTTACTACAGCCTGCCGCTGACCCGGTGA
- the thiS gene encoding sulfur carrier protein ThiS: MLKLSINGQPREFPAPLTVADLVQHLDLLGKRVAIERNGEIVPRSTFPATALSDGDQLEIVVAVGGG; encoded by the coding sequence ATGCTCAAGCTTTCCATTAACGGCCAGCCTCGCGAATTTCCCGCGCCACTCACGGTAGCTGATCTGGTGCAGCATCTGGATTTGCTCGGCAAACGGGTAGCGATTGAGCGTAATGGCGAGATCGTGCCGCGCAGCACTTTTCCCGCGACCGCGTTGTCTGATGGCGACCAGCTGGAGATTGTGGTTGCGGTGGGTGGTGGTTGA
- a CDS encoding biotin--[acetyl-CoA-carboxylase] ligase: MNHTLACLRHLNAETWVSGARIAEALDLSRASVSTALAQAEGFGITLERKHGVGYRLTEPVDWLDTKVIQRLLPRNGVLHVEVADRTDSTNRQLLAAPAHGLALAAEWQDSGRGRLGRRWQGRLGASLMFSLAWSFPGGAPTLAGLPLAVGSIVAEALAECGVGNIALKWPNDLLIGNAKTGGILIELTGDALGPAWAVIGIGLNLLPPAVEVNQVATGLTEHGLNVTRNDLLARLLEKLEHGLERFARNGFSEFRQQWESRHAWQGLPVTLSGPDGSTQAGIAAGVTADGALRLETADKELIIHAGDVSLRLAANQG, from the coding sequence ATGAACCATACACTCGCCTGCCTGCGGCATCTGAATGCCGAAACCTGGGTCTCTGGTGCCCGCATTGCCGAGGCGCTGGATTTATCGCGCGCCAGCGTATCCACTGCACTGGCCCAAGCCGAGGGCTTTGGCATTACGCTGGAACGCAAACACGGCGTGGGCTATCGCCTGACCGAACCGGTAGATTGGCTGGATACCAAGGTCATCCAGCGGCTACTGCCCCGCAATGGCGTATTGCACGTTGAGGTGGCCGACCGTACTGATTCGACCAACCGGCAATTGCTGGCGGCACCGGCACACGGCTTGGCACTGGCGGCAGAATGGCAAGACAGCGGGCGCGGACGGCTGGGGCGGCGCTGGCAAGGTCGCCTGGGTGCCAGTTTGATGTTTTCACTGGCTTGGTCATTTCCTGGCGGCGCGCCTACGCTGGCCGGGCTGCCGCTAGCGGTAGGCAGTATCGTGGCTGAAGCGCTGGCGGAATGCGGCGTCGGCAATATCGCCCTGAAGTGGCCGAACGATTTATTGATCGGCAACGCCAAAACCGGCGGCATTCTGATCGAACTGACCGGCGATGCGCTGGGACCGGCATGGGCGGTGATCGGTATCGGGCTTAATTTGTTGCCGCCCGCCGTTGAAGTTAATCAGGTGGCTACCGGTCTGACCGAGCATGGCCTGAATGTAACGCGCAATGATTTGCTGGCACGTTTACTGGAAAAACTGGAACATGGGCTGGAACGGTTTGCCCGCAATGGCTTTAGCGAATTTCGCCAGCAATGGGAAAGCCGCCATGCCTGGCAAGGTTTACCAGTCACGCTTTCCGGTCCGGATGGCAGTACCCAGGCAGGCATTGCCGCTGGCGTGACCGCCGACGGCGCATTGCGCCTGGAAACAGCCGATAAAGAACTCATCATCCACGCGGGCGACGTCAGCCTGCGCCTCGCCGCAAATCAGGGCTAA